A genomic segment from Chitinophagaceae bacterium encodes:
- a CDS encoding pyridoxal-phosphate dependent enzyme translates to MTKDFGNIECTEIAWPSFAQKGISLFMARLDKIHPVVSGNKLYKLYYFIKETIETDHKTILTFGGPYSNHLVATAYACRQNNLTSIGIVRGKNPVQLSATLLDCVQYGMELIFASRKEYKDDAFLKKISSVKNGQFTLVPEGGFSQTGAKGAALIVASFQHLHPTHICTAVGTATTLAGIINNILPGQQVIAVPALKNMVDIPERIYTLTGKNNFDNLTVLGDYHFGGYAKKNNELLDFMNNFFSATSVPLDFVYTAKMMYALIKNIENNYFAPGSRIVCLHTGGLQGNRSLLKGTLNYG, encoded by the coding sequence ATGACAAAAGATTTTGGAAATATTGAATGTACGGAAATTGCCTGGCCTTCTTTTGCCCAAAAAGGGATAAGCCTGTTTATGGCAAGGCTGGATAAAATACATCCTGTGGTTTCGGGCAATAAACTATACAAACTCTATTATTTTATTAAAGAAACTATTGAGACAGATCACAAGACCATCTTAACTTTTGGCGGGCCTTATTCTAATCACCTTGTGGCAACGGCCTATGCCTGCAGGCAAAATAATTTAACATCTATTGGTATTGTAAGGGGCAAAAATCCAGTTCAACTTTCAGCCACTCTATTGGATTGTGTACAGTATGGTATGGAGTTAATTTTTGCCTCAAGGAAAGAATATAAGGATGATGCTTTTCTCAAAAAAATATCTTCAGTAAAAAACGGGCAATTTACTTTGGTGCCCGAAGGTGGATTTTCCCAAACCGGCGCAAAAGGCGCTGCACTTATAGTTGCTTCATTTCAACATTTGCACCCAACTCATATTTGCACAGCCGTGGGCACGGCAACCACACTTGCCGGAATAATAAATAATATTTTGCCTGGGCAACAGGTAATTGCCGTTCCGGCTTTAAAAAACATGGTGGATATACCCGAAAGGATTTATACATTAACCGGAAAAAATAATTTTGATAACTTAACTGTTTTAGGCGATTATCATTTTGGTGGCTATGCAAAAAAAAATAATGAACTCCTGGATTTTATGAACAACTTTTTTTCTGCTACATCCGTACCGCTGGATTTTGTTTATACGGCCAAAATGATGTATGCACTCATAAAAAATATTGAAAATAATTATTTTGCACCGGGCAGCAGGATTGTGTGCCTGCACACCGGAGGGCTGCAAGGCAACAGGTCGTTACTTAAAGGAACCTTAAATTACGGCTAA
- a CDS encoding NADH-quinone oxidoreductase subunit M has product MNLSLLIIVPLILAVAGLLVNNQKQVKLIALASGIAQLVLACCLAFLFIEQRKTDRTTFLFQQQYEWFSNLNIGYFVGVDGISVAMILLTAFIVLAGILISWNVKRMSKEYFFLMQVLAIGAYGFFISLDLFTLFFFLELAVVPKFMLIGIWGSGKKEYSAMKLALMLMAASALVFVGITGLYYFSTTHGVHHFNLLTVADNPLPLDKQKVFFPFAFIGFGIFTALFPFHTWVPDGHSSAPTAASMFLAGISMKLGGYGCLRVAVYLMPDGAQFYSNAIIVLACIAVLYGAFVTMMQTDLKYINAYSSVSHCGFVLLGIGMLTKTAVNGAVLQMISHGLMTALFFAVIGMIYERTHTRQVSKMGGLLKIMPFISTIFVIVGLCSLGLPGLSGFVAEMTVFVGSWQRAGWYYQWATILAAASIVVTAVYILRATAKVIMGPVKINNSTGDAAITELYGKANPYWNERAAVYLLAAGIFIMGIAPFVVTDIIYPATDFIMQKLSFK; this is encoded by the coding sequence ATGAACCTGAGTTTGCTCATAATTGTGCCATTAATTTTGGCTGTTGCAGGGCTTTTGGTAAACAACCAAAAGCAGGTAAAACTTATTGCACTTGCTTCGGGCATAGCACAGCTGGTATTGGCTTGTTGCCTTGCATTTTTATTTATTGAACAAAGAAAAACAGATCGTACCACATTTTTATTTCAGCAGCAATATGAATGGTTCAGCAATTTAAACATAGGCTATTTTGTAGGTGTGGATGGCATTTCGGTAGCCATGATATTGCTAACGGCATTTATTGTACTGGCCGGTATTTTGATATCGTGGAATGTAAAGCGCATGAGCAAAGAATACTTTTTTTTGATGCAGGTATTGGCCATTGGCGCTTATGGTTTTTTTATATCATTAGATTTATTTACGCTGTTTTTCTTTCTGGAGCTGGCGGTTGTGCCCAAGTTTATGCTTATTGGTATTTGGGGAAGCGGTAAAAAAGAATACAGCGCCATGAAGCTGGCTTTAATGCTTATGGCAGCATCTGCTCTGGTGTTTGTGGGTATTACCGGGTTGTATTATTTCAGCACTACACATGGGGTACATCATTTTAATTTACTTACGGTTGCCGATAATCCCTTGCCTTTGGATAAGCAAAAAGTATTTTTCCCATTTGCCTTTATTGGCTTTGGGATTTTTACGGCTTTATTCCCTTTTCATACCTGGGTACCCGATGGCCACTCTTCTGCACCTACGGCTGCAAGTATGTTCCTGGCGGGCATTTCAATGAAGCTGGGCGGTTATGGGTGTTTACGGGTAGCCGTTTATTTAATGCCTGATGGGGCACAATTTTATTCCAATGCAATTATTGTACTTGCCTGTATTGCTGTTTTGTATGGCGCATTTGTTACCATGATGCAAACCGATCTCAAATATATCAATGCGTATTCATCCGTAAGCCATTGCGGATTTGTATTGCTGGGTATTGGGATGCTTACCAAAACAGCGGTTAACGGTGCGGTATTGCAAATGATTAGCCATGGATTAATGACGGCCCTTTTCTTTGCCGTTATCGGTATGATTTATGAACGTACCCATACCAGGCAGGTTTCAAAAATGGGCGGCTTGCTAAAAATTATGCCTTTTATTTCTACCATTTTTGTTATTGTGGGGCTGTGCTCTCTTGGATTGCCCGGGCTTAGCGGCTTTGTTGCAGAGATGACGGTATTTGTAGGTAGTTGGCAAAGGGCAGGCTGGTATTATCAATGGGCAACTATTTTAGCTGCGGCTAGTATTGTGGTTACTGCCGTGTATATCTTAAGGGCAACTGCAAAGGTTATTATGGGGCCAGTAAAAATAAATAACAGTACTGGAGATGCAGCAATAACCGAACTCTACGGAAAGGCAAATCCTTATTGGAACGAAAGGGCTGCTGTGTACTTGCTGGCCGCTGGAATATTTATTATGGGCATTGCTCCATTTGTTGTTACCGATATTATTTACCCGGCAACAGATTTTATTATGCAAAAATTATCATTTAAATAA
- a CDS encoding bifunctional folylpolyglutamate synthase/dihydrofolate synthase has product MTYEETIAYLYKRLPMFSHAGSSALKKGLANIIKLCEELGNPQNKFKSIHIAGTNGKGSSSNMLAAIMQQSGYKTGLYSSPHLFDFGERIRVNGQMVNPQFVIDFTQKTQSICDAIEPSFFELTVAMAFEYFAQEKVDIAIIETGLGGRLDSTNIIIPILSIITNIGFDHMQILGNSLTEIAGEKAGIIKQNIPVVIGNYNDESKRVFKQKSLEMNAPLVYATTHFKLIYAKTTVDKLHCSILNIPANKTLQIITDLAGIYQAQNICTVLTAIECLKKTGYVIEDTIVSESLRQIKKITGLRGRWDLLQTRPDVIIDVGHNEDGIKNIVAQLGSQYPNARQHFVIGFAKDKDLNRLLDLFPKNALYYFTNAHLPRALPHTALKKLAAEKHVHGNSYDHVDEAINHALANANESDVVMVCGSFFVIAETTCFKNS; this is encoded by the coding sequence CTGACGTACGAAGAAACCATAGCATACTTATATAAACGGCTGCCCATGTTTAGCCATGCCGGCAGTAGCGCACTTAAAAAAGGATTAGCTAATATTATAAAGCTTTGTGAAGAATTGGGCAACCCCCAAAATAAATTTAAAAGCATCCACATTGCCGGCACAAATGGAAAAGGCAGCAGCAGCAATATGCTAGCGGCTATTATGCAACAAAGCGGTTATAAAACCGGGCTTTACAGCTCTCCGCATTTATTTGATTTTGGCGAAAGAATAAGGGTGAATGGCCAAATGGTTAACCCGCAATTTGTGATTGATTTTACCCAAAAAACCCAAAGTATTTGTGATGCCATAGAACCTTCTTTTTTTGAGCTAACTGTGGCAATGGCTTTTGAATATTTTGCCCAGGAAAAAGTAGATATTGCCATAATTGAAACCGGCCTTGGAGGCAGGCTGGACAGCACCAATATTATTATACCCATCCTTAGTATTATTACTAATATTGGTTTTGACCACATGCAAATATTGGGTAATAGCTTAACAGAAATAGCAGGTGAAAAAGCAGGAATAATTAAGCAAAACATACCTGTAGTTATTGGCAATTATAATGATGAATCCAAAAGGGTATTTAAGCAAAAATCCCTTGAAATGAACGCCCCGTTAGTTTATGCAACTACTCATTTCAAACTTATTTATGCAAAAACAACAGTTGACAAATTACATTGCAGCATTTTAAACATTCCGGCAAATAAAACTTTGCAAATAATTACAGACCTTGCCGGCATTTACCAGGCCCAAAATATTTGTACCGTACTTACTGCAATTGAATGCTTAAAAAAAACAGGTTACGTTATTGAGGATACAATTGTAAGCGAAAGTTTACGGCAAATTAAAAAAATTACCGGGCTGCGTGGCAGGTGGGATTTGTTACAAACCAGGCCAGATGTAATAATTGATGTGGGCCATAATGAAGATGGCATTAAAAATATTGTTGCACAACTCGGCTCACAATACCCCAATGCCCGGCAACACTTTGTAATTGGCTTTGCCAAAGACAAAGACCTGAACAGGTTACTGGACCTTTTTCCAAAAAATGCACTGTATTATTTTACCAATGCCCATTTGCCAAGGGCATTACCTCATACTGCATTAAAAAAACTTGCAGCAGAAAAACATGTACACGGCAATAGCTACGACCATGTAGATGAAGCCATTAATCATGCATTGGCAAATGCAAATGAAAGCGATGTGGTTATGGTTTGCGGAAGTTTTTTTGTAATTGCAGAAACCACTTGCTTTAAAAATAGCTAA
- a CDS encoding OmpA family protein has translation MKSNLFFLITAFALLTVAGCVSTKQHKSLQASYALLQKDFAASQMDAQQCKSDLASAQTRIASLNELIQSERNNVAALQSALDKCLASSTQGNVNISKLVDEINSANAYIKHLVNVKNTNDSLNLVLTSNLTRSLSRDELKDVDVQVLKGVVYISLADNMLYKSGSYEISEKANASLAKIAKILQDYKDFEVLVEGNTDDVPINRPNIRNNWDLSALRASSVVQALQVQFGVDPKRMTAGGRGEFNPIVSNSTPEGKTRNRRTQLIITPKLDQFMELIDKAPEGGKGK, from the coding sequence ATGAAATCAAATTTATTTTTTTTAATAACTGCCTTTGCACTATTAACCGTTGCCGGATGTGTAAGTACAAAACAACATAAATCTTTACAGGCAAGTTATGCGCTGTTGCAAAAAGATTTTGCGGCAAGCCAGATGGATGCACAGCAATGCAAATCTGATTTGGCCAGCGCCCAAACCCGTATTGCTTCTTTAAATGAATTGATACAATCGGAGCGCAATAATGTGGCCGCTTTACAATCGGCATTGGACAAATGCCTTGCCTCATCTACCCAGGGAAATGTAAATATTTCCAAACTGGTAGATGAGATAAATTCTGCAAATGCATATATCAAGCATTTGGTAAATGTAAAAAACACCAATGATTCTTTAAACCTTGTACTCACCAGCAATCTTACCCGATCTTTGAGCAGGGATGAATTAAAAGATGTGGATGTACAGGTGCTGAAAGGAGTAGTTTATATTTCTTTAGCAGATAATATGCTTTACAAATCGGGCAGTTACGAAATTTCGGAAAAAGCAAATGCTTCACTGGCAAAAATTGCAAAAATTTTGCAGGACTATAAGGATTTTGAAGTGTTGGTGGAAGGCAATACGGATGATGTGCCTATTAACCGCCCCAACATACGCAACAACTGGGATTTAAGCGCCCTTAGAGCATCATCGGTTGTACAGGCACTACAAGTGCAATTTGGTGTAGATCCCAAGCGCATGACTGCCGGTGGCCGTGGTGAATTTAATCCCATAGTAAGCAACAGTACGCCAGAAGGGAAAACAAGAAACAGGAGAACGCAATTGATAATAACGCCAAAACTCGACCAGTTTATGGAGTTGATTGATAAGGCGCCAGAAGGAGGAAAAGGGAAATAA
- a CDS encoding 1-deoxy-D-xylulose-5-phosphate synthase, producing MDIKPGSLLAQVNAPADLKKLHKDQLPQLTDELRQYIIDVVSVYGGHFGASLGVVELSVALHFVFNTPYDQLVWDVGHQAYGHKILTGRRDNFASNRKYKGLSGFPKRSESEYDTFGVGHSSTSISAALGMAMASHYKGEKDRQHIAVIGDGAMTAGLAFEAMNHAGIENSNLLIILNDNCMSIDPNVGALKEYLTDITTSHTYNELRDNVWKALGKLPVGKSFSRDVAAKLEASLKGFVSKSSNLFEALKLRYFGPIDGHNVNKLVETLSDLKKIPGPKILHIKTVKGKGYDLAEKDQTKWHAPGLFDKITGEIKKKTFDVPQPPKYQDVFGHTIIELAEKNINILGITPAMPSGSSLKFMMEKMPHRAFDVGICEQHAVTLSAGLATQGMRVYCNIYSSFMQRAYDMVIHDVAIQKLPVIFCLDRAGLVGEDGPTHHGCYDIAYMRCIPNMVVSAPMNEKELRNLMYTAQLESTKLPFVIRYPRGEGVMTDWKTPFEEIKIGKGRKVKDGEEVAVLSFGHPGNFAASAIRDVKADGLNPAHFDMRFAKPLDEEMLHEVFSKYNKIITIEDGTVVGGFGSAILEFMNQQGYKADVKIMGIPDRLVEHGTPKELYNEIGIDANAIAKTLRQICGLQIKV from the coding sequence ATGGATATTAAACCCGGTTCACTTTTAGCTCAGGTTAATGCTCCTGCAGATTTAAAAAAATTGCATAAAGACCAGTTGCCGCAACTTACTGATGAATTGCGCCAATATATTATTGATGTGGTGAGTGTTTACGGCGGCCATTTTGGCGCAAGCCTTGGCGTGGTAGAGCTTTCTGTTGCCCTGCATTTTGTTTTTAATACACCTTACGATCAATTGGTTTGGGATGTTGGTCACCAGGCTTATGGTCATAAAATACTTACGGGAAGACGGGATAATTTTGCAAGCAATAGAAAATATAAAGGCTTAAGCGGTTTCCCCAAAAGAAGCGAAAGCGAATACGATACCTTTGGTGTTGGCCATTCCTCTACATCTATTTCCGCTGCCTTGGGCATGGCTATGGCCAGCCATTACAAAGGCGAAAAAGACCGACAGCATATAGCCGTAATTGGTGATGGCGCCATGACGGCCGGCCTTGCATTTGAAGCCATGAACCATGCCGGTATCGAAAACAGTAACCTGCTCATTATCCTCAACGATAATTGTATGAGCATTGACCCCAATGTAGGTGCACTAAAAGAATATTTAACCGATATTACCACTTCGCATACTTACAACGAACTAAGAGATAATGTATGGAAGGCATTGGGAAAATTGCCCGTAGGAAAATCTTTTTCCCGTGATGTAGCCGCAAAACTTGAAGCCAGCCTCAAAGGTTTTGTGAGCAAGAGCAGCAACCTTTTTGAAGCATTAAAACTTCGCTACTTTGGTCCTATAGACGGCCATAATGTAAACAAGCTGGTAGAAACACTCAGCGACCTTAAAAAAATTCCAGGGCCCAAAATTTTACATATTAAAACCGTAAAAGGAAAAGGGTATGATTTAGCTGAAAAAGACCAAACAAAATGGCATGCACCGGGCTTGTTTGATAAAATTACCGGCGAAATAAAAAAGAAAACTTTTGATGTGCCGCAACCTCCAAAATACCAGGATGTATTTGGGCATACCATTATTGAGCTGGCCGAAAAAAATATTAATATTTTGGGAATTACCCCGGCAATGCCCAGCGGTTCTTCATTAAAATTTATGATGGAAAAAATGCCGCACAGGGCTTTTGATGTGGGCATTTGCGAGCAACATGCCGTAACACTTAGCGCTGGGCTGGCAACACAAGGCATGAGGGTGTATTGCAATATCTATTCTTCTTTTATGCAACGGGCCTACGATATGGTAATACATGATGTGGCCATTCAAAAATTGCCGGTTATCTTTTGCTTAGACCGTGCCGGCCTGGTAGGCGAAGATGGGCCAACGCACCATGGTTGTTACGATATTGCGTATATGCGTTGCATTCCCAATATGGTGGTAAGCGCTCCAATGAACGAAAAAGAATTGCGTAATTTAATGTACACGGCCCAATTGGAATCTACCAAATTGCCCTTTGTAATCCGCTATCCAAGGGGAGAAGGCGTGATGACAGATTGGAAAACACCCTTTGAAGAAATAAAGATTGGTAAAGGTAGAAAAGTAAAAGATGGTGAAGAAGTTGCCGTGCTTAGCTTTGGCCACCCTGGTAATTTTGCAGCATCAGCAATAAGGGATGTAAAGGCAGATGGTTTAAACCCTGCTCATTTCGATATGCGATTTGCCAAACCTTTGGATGAAGAAATGTTGCACGAAGTTTTTAGTAAGTACAATAAAATAATTACCATCGAAGATGGAACTGTAGTAGGCGGTTTTGGCTCGGCAATATTGGAATTTATGAACCAACAAGGCTATAAGGCCGATGTAAAAATTATGGGCATTCCTGATCGTTTGGTAGAACACGGTACGCCCAAAGAACTCTACAACGAAATTGGTATTGATGCCAATGCCATTGCAAAAACCCTGCGGCAAATCTGTGGGCTGCAAATAAAAGTGTAA
- a CDS encoding NUDIX hydrolase has protein sequence MKTISSEYFIRHQYFTARKDAYITENGKRVDPYFVVELPQSACAMCITDNNEVLFAEQYRHAINKKILELPGGFIEKAETPEAGIARELQEETGYTFKEIILLGTTAANPGLLNNYTYMFLATGGVKTSAQLLDDNEEINIIAEPLGKARQMLAENKIVQSMHALCMFYAFKFLDKN, from the coding sequence ATGAAAACAATTTCTTCGGAGTATTTCATCAGGCACCAATATTTTACGGCACGTAAAGATGCTTATATTACAGAAAATGGCAAAAGGGTAGATCCCTATTTTGTAGTGGAACTGCCGCAGAGCGCTTGTGCTATGTGTATAACGGATAACAATGAAGTGTTATTTGCAGAGCAATACCGGCATGCAATAAATAAAAAAATTTTAGAATTACCCGGAGGCTTTATTGAAAAAGCTGAAACGCCGGAAGCAGGCATTGCCCGGGAATTGCAGGAAGAAACCGGTTATACATTTAAGGAAATAATTTTATTGGGAACCACAGCTGCCAATCCTGGCTTATTGAATAATTACACCTATATGTTCCTGGCAACCGGCGGTGTAAAAACCTCGGCACAATTATTAGACGATAATGAAGAAATAAATATTATTGCAGAGCCTTTAGGCAAAGCCCGGCAAATGCTGGCAGAAAATAAAATTGTACAAAGTATGCATGCACTTTGTATGTTTTATGCATTTAAGTTTTTAGATAAAAATTAA
- a CDS encoding DUF4112 domain-containing protein, whose amino-acid sequence MSGKIDTQLDNDGAANRLALIKRVSKLMDEEFTVGKFKFGLDPILNLIPVAGDLAAYIISSVLLITIIKHGASGKLVMKMLGNITLDALVGALPLLGWVFDFVFKANKRNVQLLQEHYTQGKHAGSAKPYLLVIALILILVVIILIILSIWILRLLAGYFNTTVF is encoded by the coding sequence ATGTCGGGTAAAATAGATACACAGTTGGATAATGACGGCGCTGCCAATCGCCTGGCATTAATAAAACGGGTGAGTAAATTGATGGATGAAGAATTTACTGTTGGTAAATTTAAATTCGGCCTCGATCCTATTCTTAACTTAATACCTGTTGCCGGGGATTTGGCCGCATATATAATTTCATCGGTACTGCTCATTACCATAATTAAGCATGGCGCATCCGGAAAGCTGGTAATGAAAATGCTGGGCAATATTACCCTTGATGCTTTAGTAGGCGCCTTACCATTACTCGGTTGGGTTTTTGATTTTGTATTTAAAGCCAATAAGCGAAATGTGCAATTATTGCAAGAGCATTATACCCAGGGAAAACATGCTGGCAGTGCAAAGCCTTATTTACTAGTAATAGCGCTCATCTTAATTTTAGTTGTAATTATATTGATAATTTTATCAATATGGATTTTAAGGTTGCTCGCCGGTTATTTTAACACTACTGTTTTTTAA
- a CDS encoding sigma-70 family RNA polymerase sigma factor, whose amino-acid sequence MIKNLVINNNGTIDDAADIFQEAMIVLFEKAKLEDFELHCQIKTFIYSVSRRIWLKKLQKQARYTTSSDSLEETIPVEDDVENHEKKQNDFNLMEAALAKVGEPCKSLLEAYYIHKKNMNEIAGSFGYTNADNAKTQKYKCLVRLKKLFFAQYKLTP is encoded by the coding sequence ATGATTAAAAACCTGGTAATCAATAACAACGGAACTATAGACGACGCTGCAGATATTTTCCAGGAAGCAATGATTGTACTGTTTGAAAAGGCAAAATTGGAGGATTTTGAGCTTCATTGCCAAATAAAAACCTTTATTTACTCGGTAAGCAGGAGGATTTGGCTCAAAAAATTGCAAAAACAAGCCAGATACACAACCTCATCCGACAGCCTGGAAGAAACCATACCTGTTGAAGACGATGTGGAAAACCATGAGAAAAAGCAAAATGATTTTAACCTTATGGAAGCCGCTTTAGCAAAAGTAGGGGAGCCCTGTAAAAGTTTGCTGGAAGCCTATTATATCCATAAGAAAAATATGAACGAAATAGCAGGTTCTTTTGGATACACCAATGCCGATAATGCCAAAACGCAGAAATATAAATGCTTAGTGAGATTGAAAAAACTGTTTTTTGCCCAATATAAATTAACACCGTAA
- a CDS encoding nucleotidyltransferase yields MKPTLLILAAGMASRYGSMKQTEGFGPNAETIMDYSIYDAIQAGFGKVVFIIRKDFQESFKAQFGDKLKHKITVEYVFQEMDSFVEAQYLPEGRTKPWGTAHAMLCAKDAVNEPFAVINADDFYGNDAFTKAFNFLTGPINENTYAIIGYRLSNTLSEHGMVSRGVCSVDDGNNLVEINERTKIYRQNGIIVYEDGETLVEVAENSSVSMNFWCFHPQVFETIAKLFAHFPKENMDNPKAEFFIPIVADHFIKNEGGKIKVIPTSSQWFGVTYKDDAPGVKKSIEALIASGIYPPKLF; encoded by the coding sequence ATGAAACCTACATTATTAATTCTTGCGGCAGGTATGGCAAGCCGGTATGGTAGCATGAAACAAACCGAGGGTTTTGGCCCCAATGCAGAAACCATTATGGATTATTCAATTTATGATGCCATTCAAGCTGGTTTTGGCAAAGTTGTGTTTATTATCCGTAAAGATTTTCAGGAAAGTTTTAAAGCGCAGTTTGGCGATAAGCTAAAACACAAAATAACGGTAGAATATGTTTTCCAGGAAATGGATTCTTTTGTAGAAGCACAATATTTGCCCGAAGGCCGAACCAAACCCTGGGGAACGGCACATGCCATGCTTTGCGCCAAAGACGCCGTAAATGAACCTTTTGCCGTAATAAATGCCGATGACTTTTATGGCAATGATGCGTTTACAAAAGCTTTTAATTTTTTAACAGGCCCAATAAATGAAAATACATATGCAATAATTGGCTACAGGTTAAGTAATACACTTAGTGAGCATGGCATGGTAAGCCGTGGCGTATGCAGTGTAGATGACGGGAACAACCTTGTAGAAATAAACGAGCGCACTAAAATTTACCGGCAGAATGGAATAATAGTATATGAGGATGGCGAAACATTGGTTGAAGTAGCCGAAAACTCCAGCGTTTCCATGAACTTCTGGTGTTTTCATCCACAGGTTTTTGAAACTATTGCAAAATTATTTGCCCATTTCCCCAAAGAAAATATGGATAATCCCAAGGCTGAATTTTTTATTCCCATAGTTGCCGATCATTTTATTAAAAACGAAGGCGGAAAAATAAAAGTAATACCTACCTCGTCCCAATGGTTTGGCGTAACTTATAAAGATGATGCACCCGGAGTTAAAAAAAGTATTGAAGCATTAATTGCCTCGGGTATCTATCCTCCCAAATTGTTTTAA
- a CDS encoding NADH-quinone oxidoreductase subunit N encodes MLEYLLLMKQELMLSALIFLLLIIFLASNNLVAETLIKWINVLLLVNFLLGFWGNSSGSLFGNMYHTNALIVFQKNLLNFALLIISLLSYDWLKTHRHYLEFYILMLAALLGAFYLISSRHLLMFFLGLELAGIPVALLANFDLGKKRSSEAALKYIMSSAFASAMFLFGGGFIYALTGTLDFFELHQLASGSPAFLFAFIFVLAGIGFKISAVPFHLWTADVYEGAPVAATSYLSVISKGSVMFILAYLLFYVFNNIIGTWRAVIILIALFSITLGNLFALRQQNIKRFMAFSSITQMGFVLIALAAAKLMSTSALIYFIMIYIFSNLAAFGIIAVVYNQTGSEAVNDFKGFYKKNPALAWVFALALFSLAGIPPMAGFFGKFFLVLAVAGSVNYVILTLVALNIVLSVYYYLRIVKLMFMDAEEKDREIIFVSPLPKIALWVCTAGTIVTGVMSGAYEYIATLVKSVW; translated from the coding sequence ATGCTTGAGTACTTACTTTTGATGAAACAGGAACTAATGCTTTCGGCACTCATCTTCCTGTTACTTATCATTTTCCTGGCTTCAAACAACCTGGTTGCCGAAACCTTGATAAAATGGATTAATGTTTTACTGCTTGTAAATTTTCTACTGGGTTTTTGGGGAAACAGCAGCGGTAGTTTATTTGGCAATATGTACCACACCAATGCCTTAATAGTTTTTCAAAAAAACCTGCTCAATTTTGCGCTGCTAATTATTTCTTTGTTGTCCTATGATTGGTTAAAAACCCACCGTCATTACCTGGAGTTTTATATTTTAATGCTGGCAGCATTGCTGGGCGCTTTTTATTTAATCAGCAGCAGGCATTTGCTCATGTTTTTTTTGGGGCTGGAACTTGCAGGCATACCGGTTGCCTTGCTGGCCAATTTTGATTTGGGCAAAAAGCGTTCTTCAGAAGCAGCGCTAAAATATATTATGAGCTCGGCATTTGCATCGGCCATGTTTTTATTTGGCGGCGGTTTCATTTATGCCTTAACGGGTACGTTGGATTTTTTTGAACTGCATCAACTGGCTTCCGGCAGCCCGGCATTTTTATTTGCTTTTATTTTTGTGCTTGCCGGTATTGGGTTTAAAATATCTGCTGTGCCCTTTCATTTATGGACAGCTGATGTTTACGAGGGTGCACCGGTGGCGGCCACTTCTTATCTTTCGGTAATTTCCAAAGGCAGTGTTATGTTTATATTGGCTTACCTGTTGTTTTATGTTTTTAATAATATCATAGGTACCTGGCGTGCAGTAATTATTTTAATTGCTTTGTTTTCAATAACACTGGGCAACCTTTTTGCCCTTAGGCAACAAAATATAAAGCGCTTTATGGCTTTTTCATCTATTACTCAAATGGGTTTTGTACTCATTGCATTGGCAGCAGCTAAATTAATGAGTACATCTGCGCTCATTTATTTTATTATGATCTATATTTTCAGCAACCTTGCCGCTTTTGGTATCATTGCTGTTGTATATAATCAAACCGGTAGCGAAGCAGTTAACGATTTTAAAGGTTTCTATAAAAAAAACCCTGCACTGGCCTGGGTATTTGCATTGGCTTTATTTTCCCTTGCCGGCATTCCGCCTATGGCAGGTTTTTTTGGAAAATTCTTTTTGGTACTGGCTGTTGCCGGAAGCGTAAATTATGTGATACTCACCCTTGTTGCGTTAAATATTGTGCTCTCTGTATATTACTACCTGCGCATAGTAAAGCTGATGTTTATGGACGCAGAAGAAAAAGATAGGGAAATAATTTTCGTAAGCCCTTTGCCAAAAATTGCTTTGTGGGTTTGTACTGCCGGAACAATTGTAACCGGCGTTATGAGTGGCGCTTATGAATACATTGCCACATTAGTAAAATCTGTTTGGTAA